A genome region from Pangasianodon hypophthalmus isolate fPanHyp1 chromosome 11, fPanHyp1.pri, whole genome shotgun sequence includes the following:
- the ncbp2 gene encoding nuclear cap-binding protein subunit 2, with amino-acid sequence MSYKLNALYSDSYVDVSQYRDQHFKGNRHEQEKLLKQSSTLYVGNLSFYTTEEQVYELFSKSGDVKRIVIGLDKIKKTACGFCFVEYYTRADAEHAMRFINGTRLDDRIIRTDWDAGFKEGRQYGRGKSGGQVRDEYRQDYDPARGGYGKLAQLQRGSDGHHKF; translated from the exons ATGTCTTATAAATTAAACGCCCTTTATAGCGACTCATACGTTGATGTAAGTCAGTACAGAGACCAGCACTTCAAG GGTAATCGGCATGAGCAAGAAAAGCTGTTGAAACAAAGCAGTACGCTTTATGTTGGGAACCTTTCTTTCTACACAACAGAGGAGCAGGTGTATGAACTTTTCTCCAAAAGTGGTGATGTGAAAAGAATAGTCATCGGCCTCGACAAGATCAAGAAGACCGCGTGTGGGTTTTGTTTCGTGGA GTACTACACACGAGCCGATGCTGAACACGCGATGAGATTCATTAATGGAACCAGACTGGACGATAGAATCATCAGAACAGACTGGGACGCTGGTTTTAAAGAGGGGCGGCAGTACGGTCGGGGCAAATCAGGTGGTCAG GTGCGAGATGAATATAGACAGGATTACGACCCTGCACGAGGTGGATACGGCAAATTAGCTCAGCTTCAAAGGGGCTCAGACGGACATCACAAATTTTAG